The Triticum urartu cultivar G1812 chromosome 6, Tu2.1, whole genome shotgun sequence genome includes the window TCATTCTCATAGTGAAGTTGTGTGGACCGGTCGGTCCACAGCCGTGGTTTTTTACTTCTCAAGTTGAGGAGGTTTTTCCACGTTAAATCCTGTGTCACATGTGCATGTTATTTGTGTTATTCGGCTGCTTACCTGTTGGTTGAACCTGTCCTTAAAGTTCATCACAAGTGGAGGGGGCTGTGTAGTGTGCATATTTGCCGTGTCGGTGAATTTGTGCAGCGCATTGTTGCTGTCCAGCCCCAACATACTGTACGTATTTACTATAGATTTTTTTTATGAAATTAAAAGGCTACATCTCGATCACAACGGATCGGTTCAGGATTTTGTCACTTGTAACAAACAAGCAATCTATTCAGTTCTTGAGAAATCAAACGTGTACTCGGATCCTAATGCGAACTGATCGGGAGTAACACCTATATATATGTATAGTACTATACGTGATTATATATGTAGATCGATCCACCAAAGGACTAGCTAATTTCCCTGTAACAAGTCAAAACCTAGGTCCGCCGCAAAGAAGAGAGTCAAAAACCTAGGTGTTTGTGGAATACTTCTTTCCTTACGCTCGCACAATCTCCCGGCGGCAGCGGCCATGGAAAACGTGACTGCCTCGACGAACCGCTTGTCGTCCGTCACCGGTGCGCACCTGTTCAAGATCGCCGGGCACTCCCTGATCAAAGGCACCGACCTGTACATAATGTCCAAGACCTTCCGCGTCGGCGGTCAGGACTGGGCTATCCAATATTACCCCTACGGCCAGAAGGAGAAGGACGACGGCAATAAGGAAGCTGGCAATAAGACAGCCGGCAGCGGAGAGCATACGTCGGTTTTTCTCTACCTGAAGAACGCCACCCAGGGCGATGTCAGAGCCAACTTCTGGTTCTCCCTCCAAGACCCTGCGTCCCCGGAGAAGGGGGAGAAGAACAGAAGAGGCGGCGAGACACGCGACTTCAAGTCCGGAGCACAGTCATGGGGTTACATCAAGTACGTACGCAAGGCCGATCTGGCTGCATCGGGATGCATCAAAGATGACTGCCTAGTGATCAAGTGCACCGTCGAGGTCATTACCTCCGAGCGCTTCGACGACCACGGAGAAGATGAAGTCGTGGCCGTGCCGCCCTCCGAACTGATCCAGAATATCGGCAGACTTCTTGACAACGGCCTCAAAGCGGACATGACCGTCAAGATAGGCTTGTTTAAAAGGTTCAAGGTGCACGGTTGCATCCTCGCTGCGCAGTCGCCAGTCTTCCGTGCGCAGCTGTGCGGCTCCATGCTGGAGAGCAGGAGAAGTAGCATCCGCATCAAGGACATGGACGCTAGTGTTTTCGAGGTCCTGCTGCACTACATGTACAAGGACTCCCTGCCTCCATTCATGGAGGAGACCACCGAAGAGGCTACAAACATGGCACAACATTTGCTTGTCACAGCCGATCGGTATGCCATCGAAAGATTGAAGCTGCTTTGCGCGAACAAGCTGAGCAAGACGCTTGATGTCAACACCGTGGGTTTTACTCTGGATTTTGCTGAGAGAAACAACTGCCAGCAACTCAAGGATTGCTGCGTCAAGTACATGGTACGGAACCGTGATAGGTTTAGAGAAATCATGAAGACCAAAGGGTTCATGCAGTTAACCCAGAATTACGGAAGCCTTGGATCTGAAATTATTGACAAAGCTTTTGCTAATTAATAACCTGTAAAAGGGACAATCAATCGTATTTGACGGTATGACATTATACTTTGCATTTTTAATTACTGAATTTTCTACATCTTTCTCCTACGTGAGTTGTATATTTCCTCTTGTCTCCATCGTCGACATATGGATCTTCTCTGTCTGATGCGCGGATTTTCCTCCATGCACAGTAGGTCCCATGC containing:
- the LOC125516563 gene encoding BTB/POZ and MATH domain-containing protein 2-like — its product is MENVTASTNRLSSVTGAHLFKIAGHSLIKGTDLYIMSKTFRVGGQDWAIQYYPYGQKEKDDGNKEAGNKTAGSGEHTSVFLYLKNATQGDVRANFWFSLQDPASPEKGEKNRRGGETRDFKSGAQSWGYIKYVRKADLAASGCIKDDCLVIKCTVEVITSERFDDHGEDEVVAVPPSELIQNIGRLLDNGLKADMTVKIGLFKRFKVHGCILAAQSPVFRAQLCGSMLESRRSSIRIKDMDASVFEVLLHYMYKDSLPPFMEETTEEATNMAQHLLVTADRYAIERLKLLCANKLSKTLDVNTVGFTLDFAERNNCQQLKDCCVKYMVRNRDRFREIMKTKGFMQLTQNYGSLGSEIIDKAFAN